From Pararhizobium sp. A13:
CTTCCTGATGCAGGCCGTCCAGTTCGCCTTTGAAGAAACTTTCGAAATCCATCATCGTCTCCAGAACCTTGCCGTCTTTTTGATCCAAAGACAGCCTGCGTCAATCCCGAAGCTTGGGATCGCCACCGCCTGCGGCAAAAGGCCCCTAATTTTGAACAGTTCCAAACTATCCGTCATGGATTTCATTCCACTTAACCTTGATCTGAGTCAAGCCCGCGTGAAAAGGACGGGCCGCTCCTTGCTTATATTCTGTTTCAACGAAACCGGCCCTAATCATTTGAGCAGCAACTGACGCTCTTGGCATGCCCCTCATCAGATACCGCCGGAAATTTCTCCGGACTGTCACGCCGGGAACAGCGTCTTCAGCTTCCGTTCAGGTTGAATGACATTTCTTGTAACGAGGGGATATTGCAGGGTATCTGTAGACTTTCGCAGACATGCAATTATCCTCGAAGTTGCAAGTTCGACCGGAGGGGGACCTTACCGTCCAGCTTCCATTCCTGGGGAGAACGGACGGCGGAGAGGCAAGCTTTCGCGTCCAGATTGGAGAACCAAATGAAGAAAGCCATTGCGCTTGTCTTGATCGCGTTGTCGGTCGCAAGCTGCACGCAGACTGAAAAGGGTGCGGGCATAGGTGCTGTTTCCGGCGCCATCATCGGCGGAGCCGTCACCGGCAACGTCCGCGGTGCCGCTGTCGGCGCTGCAATCGGCGGCGTTACGGGCGCGGTCATCGGCCATGTCTCGGAACAGCCCGGCCAGTGCTACTACCGCGACCGCTACGGCCGCCGCTACATCGACGATTGCCCGTGATATAGCCCACAGGCTGCAGCCGGCAGGGCGAATGACGTCATGGGCGCCGTTGCCCCGGTTACAGGAAATACTGCCAGCCCCGGAGAAATCCGGGGCTTTTTTGTTTCCAACGCGTCACACTTGTCGCGGTTTTTCTCCAAATTCCGGCGTTATGCCTTCATCACGGGAGCAATGCTGTGTAGGGTCATCGTTAATGAAGGGAAAACCTTGTCATGCAATGGTGCCCCTGCCATGACGGCAGGCGGATGTTGGAAGTAGCCTGGAAAGCGGAATGCGGAAACGAAAGCGTCTGCCGACTGTAAGTGTTGCGTACCGGAACGCTGGCACTGCTTTTGCCGTCGCCGCTCTGGCCGTATGCGGGCCTTTGTCGGTCACGGACGCCCATGCCTTCAAGATCTTCGGCATGCGTTTCTTCGAAAGTGACGAGGAAAAGGTCGAGGTCATCGATCCCGTCAACTACAACCTTACCTTGACGGAAGGCTCGGGCGACGAGGATCTGAAGGAAGCGCTGGAAAACAGTTCGCGCCTGTTCCAGGACAAAGACAAGCCCGTTTCCGGCGATCTCGGCCTCGCCATCAAGGCGCGCGATGATCGCGATCGCCTTCTCGCCGCCCTCTATGAACAGGCCCGCTATGGCGGCACGGTCGACGTCAAGGTGAACGGCCAGGACATCGACACGCTGCCGCCCGACCCGGTGTTTCCGGACGGCGCCCCGGTTCCCGTTGAAATCACGGTGACGCCCGGTCCGGTTTTCACGCTTGGCAATGTCGTGCTCAAGGGAGACGCCCTCGGGCGCAGACCGGACGAATACCTGAAAGCCGGCGCGCGGGCGGATTCGACCCTCATCATCAAGGCCGGCGAAAAGGTTGTCGAGGACCTCAAGGAAGAGGGCCGGCCGCTTGCCAGGCTGACGGAGCGCAGCGCCATTGCCGATCACAAGACGAACACGGTGGATGTGGTCATCGCCGCGGAAGGCGGCCCGGTTGCGCCGGTCGGCACCGTGACCGTGACCGGTACCAAGACCGTCGATCCCGCCTTCGTTGCCAGCTACTCGCGCCTCAACGGCGGCAAGCCCTATTCGCCGGAAAACCTGCGCAAGGCCTCCGAACGGCTGCGCCAGCTCGGCGTGTTTTCGAGCATCACCATCAAGGAAGCCAATGAGCTGGCGCCGGATGGCACCATCCCGATGACCATCGAGGTCTCCGAAGGCAAGCACCGCTATTTCGGCGCCGGCGCGCAATATTCGACCACGGACGGTTTCGGGATCCAGGGCTATTGGGGTCACCGCAATCTCTTCGGCCAGGCCGAATCGCTGCGCGTCGAAGGCTCGGTCAACCGCATCGGCGAAACGACCGATGTCGGCAGCCTCGATTATTCGGCCGGCCTGCTTTTTGCCAAGCCCGGCGCCTTCGGGCCGGCGTCCACCTTCAATGCCAGCCTGAAAGCGCAGCTCCTCGACCCCGACGCCTATAGCGCGACGATCTTCACGGGCGCGGCCGGCGCAACCTTCGAGCTGTCCGATACGGACACGATTTCCGGCGGCGCAGAGCTGAGCTGGGCCGATATCGACGACGCTTTCGGCACCAACGAATATCTGACGGCGGCGATCCCGATCGAATATGTCCGCGACACGCGCGACGACAAGCTCAATCCGACAGCAGGCTACCGCGCCTCGATCAACGCCAAACCGAGCTACGAGATCAACGGCCAGGCGTTCTTCAGTTCGTTCGAGGGCTCGGCCTCGGCCTATCTCGGCCTCGGCGCGGAAAACCGCTTCGTGCTGGCCGGCAAGCTCGGCGCCGGCGTCCTGGCCGGTGGCGACGGCCTGGCCTCCATTCCAGCCAACCGTCGCTTCTATCTCGGCGGCGGCGGCACGGTGCGCGGCTATTCCTACCAGGAGATCAGCCCGCGCAACGGCGACAATGAAATCCTCGGTGGCCGCTCCTATGTTAACGCCTCGGTTGAGGCTCGCATCAACATCACCGAAAAGATCGGCATCGTTCCCTTCCTCGACGCCGGAACGGTATCGGCCAAGACCACGCCGGATTTTTCCGATATCCGTGCGGGAGCGGGAATCGGCATCCGATATGCAACGCCGTTCGGGCCGATCCGGCTCGATTTTGCCGTGCCGCTGAACGCCTATCCGGGTGGCACCAAATACGGGATCTATGCCGGGATCGGGCAATCCTTCTGATTACCGAAGGACGGGCCGGAGAGAGAAGCAATTTCACCGCGACGCAACTTGGACTATGGATAAACCATGAATCGTTTCCTCCGTTTCCTGAAAGCCGCGTCGCGCTGGTTCCTCTATTGCCTCGGCCTCGTCCTTGTTGCCGCCGTGCTCTTCCTGCTCTTTGCCGGCTTTACGGCGCCGGGCGCGCGGCTTGTCGCCGCGATGATCGAGAAATACGCCTCGACCCCGGACCAGATCGTGCGCATCAACGATCCGAGCGCGCTGCTCACCGGCGATTTCACCGCTTCCAGCGTCACCCTGTTCGACAGCAAGGGCGTCTATGCGGAAATCCGTGAAGTCGCGATCGACTGGTCGCCGACCGCGCTTTTTGCCAAACGCTTCGAAGCAGCGAAGCTTTCCGCCGGATCGGTGCGTCTTGAACGGCTGCCGATCCCCTCGCAGGAAACCCGGGAGGTCCGCAAAACCTTCGCTTTGCCGCTCGATGTCAAGATCGATGCCTTCGACCTTAAAG
This genomic window contains:
- a CDS encoding autotransporter assembly complex family protein, with amino-acid sequence MRKRKRLPTVSVAYRNAGTAFAVAALAVCGPLSVTDAHAFKIFGMRFFESDEEKVEVIDPVNYNLTLTEGSGDEDLKEALENSSRLFQDKDKPVSGDLGLAIKARDDRDRLLAALYEQARYGGTVDVKVNGQDIDTLPPDPVFPDGAPVPVEITVTPGPVFTLGNVVLKGDALGRRPDEYLKAGARADSTLIIKAGEKVVEDLKEEGRPLARLTERSAIADHKTNTVDVVIAAEGGPVAPVGTVTVTGTKTVDPAFVASYSRLNGGKPYSPENLRKASERLRQLGVFSSITIKEANELAPDGTIPMTIEVSEGKHRYFGAGAQYSTTDGFGIQGYWGHRNLFGQAESLRVEGSVNRIGETTDVGSLDYSAGLLFAKPGAFGPASTFNASLKAQLLDPDAYSATIFTGAAGATFELSDTDTISGGAELSWADIDDAFGTNEYLTAAIPIEYVRDTRDDKLNPTAGYRASINAKPSYEINGQAFFSSFEGSASAYLGLGAENRFVLAGKLGAGVLAGGDGLASIPANRRFYLGGGGTVRGYSYQEISPRNGDNEILGGRSYVNASVEARINITEKIGIVPFLDAGTVSAKTTPDFSDIRAGAGIGIRYATPFGPIRLDFAVPLNAYPGGTKYGIYAGIGQSF
- a CDS encoding glycine zipper domain-containing protein; this translates as MKKAIALVLIALSVASCTQTEKGAGIGAVSGAIIGGAVTGNVRGAAVGAAIGGVTGAVIGHVSEQPGQCYYRDRYGRRYIDDCP